The window ATTACCTAATGGTTTGCCGTAGTTTGCAGCTttctataatataatattattaggTGTGAGTGAATACGCTGTTAAATTAGGAAATTACTTTGGTGTTTTGTAGTAGGTAAACTTTGGTTCTGTtccaaattataatttggaGTCATGACTTTGTTGTGTGAgaaaattcatcaatataatgaaagaaagtatACAAGAGTAGTGATTGTGTGAATCGTGAAGAGAAAGAGTAATTCTTGATTTTAGCTAAAGGTCACCCTATGTTGCAtccaatataaatatagaaagacTAATACTTGATTTTAGctcagttttcttttttaaggtCAGGGAATTCTTGCGATCActaaatttctcattttctcattttgttattattattatttttactatgtTTTAAAAGaccaagttatttttttttaaaaaaattaaaatttgttcttgtttttcaatttggttaaaaattcaaatggaaGGAAATAAACTTATctttcaaacacaaaaaatgaaaaataaaatagtaacaaAACCTGACCTTACCAACTCAAGAATCAagtcttaattatttttattataattaattgaataaatataaactaattagaaGGTTaatcattaaattatattttaaatatttttataacataattagggttttttcaaaaatagaaaaagaaaaagaaaaacaaactatttttttaaaaaatgaatagcaatggttgtttgaaataatttaattaatgaattagGTTAATGAGTTCTAAAGTTcccataattatatttaaaactttaaaagttgaaatgatgtaaaacaaattatattatgcaaaactaataaacatcCTCGATATTATTTCGTCTTAGAGTTGAGAACAAAAGTATTGTAATCTCaaccatttaaattttcatacaatttACCTAATATACTTTTATGAGGGAATATAAGTACTCCACCCCTAACCTCTCATCCTActaaattatgataattattcaattataatttGGGTAAATTactttgactttttaaaatattttaattttattccttAATATTCAATCATAATTAGGATAAATTATCTcgagaatttttaaaaataaaaaatttaacaataaaaattttaacaaacatTTAATAACTAACTAGTGATATCCTAACTATCAACTAACTATGttcataaaatcaataatttgtaaatattttaatttatataatttttttaaaaatgtctcaaattattttgactttttaaaatattttaattttattcaataataagagtataaaatatgaaaatgagtATAGCACccaactaataataataataaatcacatCAAGAGAGTAGCACAGAAAGCAAGAGGAGGAAGATAGAATTCATACCAGAAGGGAAGTTGCAGCGAATCCTTGAGAGGAAAGTGAAAAATGTTGTTAAGCACGTCAATTCCCGAGTCATCGTCATCGGCAGCCACATTAGTCTCCAGTTTCCTTCACAAACCCACTTCTAGTTCATGgtcatcttctttttccaaGCTCTCCATCTCCTTCGACGCCATTAAAGCACCTTCTCTTTCAACTCACAATACAGTATGTTTTCTCTCTTCTACTCCTCTTTCAGTTAGCCATGCATTTCTCTATCTTCCCTgcgaaaatgaaaataaaagggaaaaaaaaacaagagaaaacaATCTCAATTTCGAAAAAAACTGATGGAATTTTTTCGAAACTAATCGCGAGTGTTGGTTTGATTGTGGTGCTCGTTTGGGAAATCTGTATAGTTACGTTGTTTTGGAGAGGCTATGAACTTGAATTCAAAGGAGGCTTTCGAATACCTCGACTGTTACGAGGAATGccattttaatttggattatGCAGCAGCCATGGTGTTCGACGAAATGTCTAGTGAAAAGGAAACTAGTTTTTTCCATCGTTTTGTGTGGAGAATAGTTGAGgaatttattggatttagcAAATGATTAATCAGCGTTCTAAGCTGGTTAAAATTATGATTTGAGTTTCGTGGATTCTTCAGGATATAACAGTAGATGTTTCAACAACATATCAATGTTTGATACCATATTTTGTAGGTCAAAGTCCCATTTATAAGTTTAGATCAGACAGAGAGATGGCTATGATATTAGAGAAAGGTATGCTACCAAAGTCTCACATTGACTAGTAGGAGAAGATTGTGGGAATATAGGTGAATGTGAGTACGAGATCCATGCGAGTGGTTTTAAGGGAAAgtgaaactaaaagaaaaactatgaaaatttatacaaaaaatagGATATATCATGTTGTTGTGGAGATGTTAGAGAGGTCTATTGTCAATAACATCATAGTATGTCCCGAGCTTAATTGTAGCATTAGAATCATTGGTCCCTAAGAATGAAATAGTAAGCTTCAGTGACATGGTCACATGGGAGATCTACAGGTAACCATTCATTGACCAAGTAATCCAAAAAAGGGTGTTGCTTCGAAGGGAGGATAGTTGGGAGTGCAACCAAATCCCTTATTGGCTAACAAAGTAGAATTCTATAATATCTAGGTGaggacaattttttttgctaataTATACGAAGTCTTTTTGGgtgaaaccaaagaaaataatatcataacAACCGTGGGGACGTTGAAGAGGTAAGTTGTCCACAccttttgaaatgaaaatttagacACTTAAGCTTAAAACCTACAGATATAAGACTGTTCCACATTATGCAAGTCTTGAACTCAGAACATtcatgaaagaagaaaatagttcATGGAGTTTACGACTACTTACTTTCATTTTGCAGAAGTTTTTGATTAAAGCAGCAGCCTGGACACGAAGATCTCGAGGAGAAGCTGCAAAAAGAGGGAATAAGAAATCATGGAAGCAAAGAACAGATATGTACATGAGACCTTTTGTTTTGGATGTTTACTTTTCAAGGAGGTTCATCCATGCCAAAGTGATGCATCGAGGAACAAGCAAGGTTGTTTCAGCAGCAAGCACTAATTGCAAGGATTTAAGGTATTCATTACCATCACCCACTGATGACAATGCCTGTAGGATTATTGGGAACCTAATTGCTGAGAGATGTAAAGAAGCTGATGTATTTGCAATGTCTTATGATCCTCCAAGCATGGAAAGAATTCAAGACAAAGTTGGAATTGTTATTGATACTATTAAGGAGAATggtattatatttgtatagaCTTCGGTATCCATCTTCTCCACACAAATTGGTCTTCTTTCTACTATGCTAATaatatatgcaaaaaataCTTACATGATTCTTTCTACTATGCTAATAATATATGGCAAAAAATACTTACATGAGTTACAGAAAATTTCGTAGATTTTACtagattttgtaaatagtttcaatttttttttttttttgctatatttgaaaatgttcattttcattttttatccaCAAACTTAACATTTTACTCCTGATATTTAACATTGAAGAGGTTTTTTCATGATAGAGTTTTTGaattgttacaaatttatagactaaattatttctataaaaattgaactagaagtgttttttttaaacacgTATTAAGGAATATTATTTGGTATTGAGAAAtattatttggttgaattACGAATTTGATTGTAAGGTGCTATGCTTGTGTCCAATTGATTCTTTCATCTAATAAtttctaaacataaaattgtaaaaagatCTTTGAACTATCTAAAAGACGTAAAATAGATCTCTTTGAACTTTCAATACTGTGTATAAAACAcaagtttgaatttgaaagtttagtgACCTATTTGACATATTTGACACAACGTTAAAGTTTTAGCcactaaacttataatttaacctatagatatatatttacaaatgtaaTTAAcctatagatatatatttacaaatggGAGGGTCTTACAGTCGTAGCTGCAATGATCAATTTCTCCCCTTGACGATGAGTCCTTTTCTTTGTAAATGTGTAAAGAAGCTGCCAAAAAGTGGCTGGAGGTTATGTGGCAGCGTTAACGTTAGAGATGGGGATGGGGTGGAGCGATGCAAGAGAATAGAAAATCATTGAATAATAGAGAACCAATACatgcttttattatttaaatcaatgGATACAATCTTAATAAGAAGAATATAAAGACATAGACACTTTTTTCGAACCTCCTAGTTACTATTACAAATCTTAGTAATAAAAGGTACGGtaacaataataagaatatGGTTAAACTCCTTGTATAGAATAGAACCTAAACATCCAACTCTGATGCTGCCACCAAAATCATTACctaccaaaaccaaaaaaaaataaaaaattagaaactccAAATGTTACCATGGGGTAAATGCAACCTATGAAACTTCTTTTCTACAAGTTGCAATCATAAACTTATATACATTCTACGAGCCAAGAGAAAAGATATGACTCATTAGACAAAACTCAATGATcaacaattacaataaaattttacgGAAAAGATGAGCTGATCTGTGAAGTTTGTGATTGCAGGGTTACCTCAAAGATAACAATGCAAAAACTATTGGGCAGTTATCCTCATTCAGCCTACAGCAAAGAAACCCAGAGCAACGTCAGTACATAACAATAGTTAGATGTGTGGGTGAGCATGGTTGGTTACCACTTTCCCAATAGTTAGATGTGTGGTTTAGAAACCCAAAAATACTTTCGACcatgtattttatatttgaaggtCGTGAAATTAACAGCCACATTACGACAATAATTTCTAATGAATTGCATGTATGGTTTCTGTGCACTAGCCACAAGGTcaaaaaatattctaatatGTAAAGACATTAAACAACCACAGATCATAATTTCCAGACACATTAAACTACCAGACATGTAAAGATATTGGACTATCAAATTCCCTACAAATAAACAGATCCTTAGCGTGACTGCGTGAGTTATGTTCTCAATCATGGTTTTGAGAATCAAATTCCTAAATTTGGCTACAATTGAAACTTTGAGTTCCTCAACAACATAATCAAGGCTGAGTTCCAGcttttctattaaaaatttgcaagacgtgttgaagaaaattataattatagcATATCAAGGAAACTTACCTTTGCACTTTTTGGAGTAAAAACGGCTTTAACGGATTCAAACACCTCCTCAACAGGCCTCGCGGCATCAATCTAAAAAGAGTAGAACATGGTTCAAAAtctagaattaaaaaaatagaagaataaaaaagatatcaaaAAGTATTGAAGTGTGGACTGAGAATCAAAAACCTTCCGAACTTTCTCTTTGGATTCATAATATTGAATCACAGGAATACTAGACTCCAAGAAAACCCTAAATCGCTTCCTAATTGTTTCAATGTTGTCATCCACTCTTCCCTGAATTATATCcataaagaaaatacataacgtgaaattacattttcaaataacagATTTAAATACAAGAGGAATTAATCGTATCAAACCTCATTCCTACTCAACAAGCGCTTCTCCATCTCTTCCTCAGGACAATCAAAGAACAGGACTATAGATGGTTCAATGCCTGTCTGCAAAACATCAATGAAACGTATAGTTGAATCCAGCACTGCCTTGGATTGTACAATAACCTCAACAATCAATTATACAGATcggatat of the Cucumis sativus cultivar 9930 chromosome 3, Cucumber_9930_V3, whole genome shotgun sequence genome contains:
- the LOC101221429 gene encoding uncharacterized protein LOC101221429: MLLSTSIPESSSSAATLVSSFLHKPTSSSWSSSFSKLSISFDAIKAPSLSTHNTKFLIKAAAWTRRSRGEAAKRGNKKSWKQRTDMYMRPFVLDVYFSRRFIHAKVMHRGTSKVVSAASTNCKDLRYSLPSPTDDNACRIIGNLIAERCKEADVFAMSYDPPSMERIQDKVGIVIDTIKENGIIFV